The proteins below are encoded in one region of Alistipes indistinctus YIT 12060:
- a CDS encoding TolC family protein, whose amino-acid sequence MGKKVSFRLYLLLSPVLLNPVVLLAGNLPGKLVVSQAEAERLFLQNNLLLIAEHYNVDKAEAEIVQARLLENPVLSLEQNIYNRLNKKYFDVGAQGEAIVSIEQVINLAGQRGKAVKVAGLNKEVVSRQFEDVVRTLAGELRQRFISVFFLQKSLGVYDREVASLEHLLTVMAGQQARGNISLMERTRLEAFLLNLRSERMQLQNDLADGLGELCLLMGVPSGTNIETELPNETLDRIASQPVMLDRLESSLNQRPDLKASESQVLRSEANLKLQRSLAAPSFSLGGTFDRQGNFIDNYFGLTASVSIPIFNRNQGNIRSARFDIRQSNTQKEFLRNQAQTELQAAYIRFQNSLRLYRETPGGLEEDFDRLIAEVEKNFTNRNISVLEFVDYYESYKESALRLYDLKHAVLAAADELRTVAGTAIWTY is encoded by the coding sequence ATGGGCAAGAAAGTATCATTCCGTCTTTACCTATTATTGAGTCCCGTTTTGTTGAACCCTGTCGTCCTGTTGGCCGGAAATCTCCCCGGTAAGTTGGTGGTTTCGCAGGCGGAAGCGGAGCGGCTTTTCCTGCAAAATAACTTGTTGCTGATAGCGGAACACTACAATGTGGACAAAGCCGAGGCTGAGATTGTACAGGCACGCCTGTTGGAGAATCCGGTGCTCTCCCTTGAACAGAATATCTACAACCGGCTCAATAAAAAATATTTCGATGTCGGGGCACAGGGCGAAGCGATCGTTTCGATCGAACAGGTGATCAACCTGGCCGGCCAGCGGGGTAAGGCGGTAAAGGTCGCCGGCCTGAATAAAGAGGTCGTTTCGCGGCAGTTCGAAGATGTCGTTCGCACCCTTGCCGGCGAGTTGAGGCAACGGTTTATCTCTGTTTTTTTTCTGCAAAAATCGTTGGGCGTATACGACAGGGAAGTCGCCTCGTTGGAACACCTGTTGACTGTAATGGCCGGCCAACAGGCCCGGGGGAATATCTCGTTGATGGAGAGGACCCGGCTCGAGGCTTTTCTGTTGAACCTGCGCAGCGAGCGGATGCAGTTACAGAACGATTTGGCTGATGGCCTCGGCGAATTGTGCCTGTTGATGGGGGTGCCGTCCGGAACGAATATCGAAACGGAACTTCCGAACGAAACGTTGGACAGGATCGCTTCTCAGCCGGTGATGCTGGATCGGCTGGAATCTTCTTTGAACCAGCGTCCGGACCTGAAAGCCTCCGAGTCGCAGGTGTTGCGCTCCGAGGCTAATTTGAAATTGCAGAGGTCACTGGCGGCTCCTTCGTTTTCACTGGGCGGTACATTCGACCGCCAGGGCAATTTTATCGATAACTATTTCGGACTGACGGCGTCCGTTTCCATTCCGATCTTCAACCGGAATCAGGGAAATATCCGTTCGGCGCGATTCGATATCCGGCAGAGCAACACGCAGAAAGAATTTCTCCGCAATCAGGCGCAAACGGAATTGCAAGCCGCTTATATCCGTTTCCAGAATAGTTTGCGCCTCTATCGGGAAACCCCAGGAGGGCTGGAGGAGGATTTCGACCGGCTGATTGCCGAGGTGGAGAAGAATTTTACCAATCGCAACATCAGCGTGCTCGAGTTTGTCGATTACTATGAAAGTTATAAGGAGAGCGCCCTTCGGCTCTATGATCTCAAACATGCGGTGCTTGCTGCGGCCGATGAACTCCGGACGGTGGCTGGAACTGCGATATGGACATACTAA
- a CDS encoding YtfJ family protein, translated as MKRSLIFAAALLFGVGAYAKGPNNIEGKTVPHVKIRDLQNQPIDLPYLGKAPLLLFYVDPDHAGQNSDFIAYLEEHQIGGDKIQAYGIVNLKDAPLLPNGVVRSMMRSKQKKTGAAMYTDVDCSLRDAWGMGDVNNLFVIIFVNKDRKVEFFRYGDFTEKDKADFWKVVNKYK; from the coding sequence ATGAAACGAAGTTTAATTTTTGCCGCTGCATTGCTATTCGGCGTCGGAGCTTATGCGAAGGGGCCGAATAACATCGAAGGCAAAACAGTGCCGCATGTGAAAATCCGCGACTTGCAGAACCAGCCGATCGACCTGCCGTATTTGGGTAAGGCTCCGCTGCTGCTTTTTTACGTCGATCCCGACCATGCGGGCCAGAACAGCGATTTTATCGCATACCTCGAGGAGCACCAAATCGGGGGAGACAAAATCCAGGCTTACGGAATCGTTAACCTGAAAGATGCTCCCTTATTGCCTAACGGAGTGGTTCGCAGTATGATGCGCTCGAAACAGAAAAAAACCGGTGCCGCGATGTACACCGATGTCGATTGTTCGCTGCGCGATGCATGGGGTATGGGCGATGTCAACAACCTGTTTGTCATTATTTTCGTGAACAAGGACCGCAAGGTGGAGTTTTTCCGTTACGGCGACTTTACCGAAAAAGACAAGGCGGACTTTTGGAAGGTCGTCAACAAATACAAATAA
- a CDS encoding SDR family NAD(P)-dependent oxidoreductase, with amino-acid sequence MAVDVVPDGKQGSTPENLVGSDAAVCNRIGSGSMSCGRDEPQDSAAKGWVVVTGASGGIGAVLTEQLAKEGYPVVMACRNLEKARPVQQAVMVRSGNRRVVLYPLDLASLDSVRRFTGRLRSEKMQVAVLLNNAGVMNGGFRLTEDGLEEDLAVNYVGAAALAFGLLPLMDEGSRIVNTVSCTYRIGRVGKELLQPDPHRFRRFSSYGSSKLALLLFTLELASRMARRGIRVNAADPGVVDTGMLTMGRWFDPLADKLFRPLVKTPRQGAATALLLASSPLTAQVTGELWRGEQGRRIPRAVYGHPLRGWLWNETVRLLAAHGIVSGDPIPVDGKAYGCGKAEK; translated from the coding sequence ATGGCCGTTGACGTGGTACCGGACGGCAAACAGGGGAGTACACCGGAGAATCTGGTAGGGAGTGATGCTGCGGTGTGTAACAGGATAGGTTCCGGGAGCATGTCCTGCGGGCGGGACGAACCGCAGGATTCCGCAGCGAAAGGTTGGGTCGTGGTAACGGGGGCATCGGGCGGGATCGGCGCCGTACTGACCGAGCAGTTGGCGAAGGAGGGGTATCCGGTCGTGATGGCCTGCAGGAACCTGGAGAAGGCCCGACCTGTGCAACAGGCGGTGATGGTGCGCAGCGGCAACCGCCGCGTGGTCCTTTACCCGTTGGATCTGGCCTCGCTGGACTCTGTACGTCGTTTTACCGGGCGGTTGCGTTCGGAGAAGATGCAGGTCGCGGTACTGCTGAATAATGCCGGGGTGATGAACGGGGGCTTCCGGCTGACGGAAGACGGGCTGGAAGAAGATCTTGCGGTCAATTATGTGGGTGCAGCTGCGTTGGCGTTCGGCTTGTTGCCGTTGATGGACGAGGGGAGCCGGATTGTCAATACGGTGTCGTGTACATACCGTATCGGCCGGGTCGGTAAGGAATTGTTGCAGCCCGATCCGCACCGCTTTCGGCGTTTTTCCTCCTATGGAAGTTCCAAACTGGCGTTGTTGTTGTTTACGCTGGAACTGGCTTCGCGCATGGCCCGACGGGGAATACGGGTTAATGCGGCCGATCCGGGCGTGGTCGATACCGGCATGCTGACAATGGGCCGCTGGTTCGATCCGTTGGCCGATAAACTGTTCCGTCCGTTGGTCAAAACCCCGCGGCAGGGAGCGGCAACGGCATTGTTGTTGGCTTCGTCGCCTTTGACGGCGCAAGTTACCGGTGAACTGTGGCGTGGGGAACAGGGCCGCAGGATTCCCCGTGCGGTGTACGGACATCCCCTGCGCGGATGGCTGTGGAACGAAACTGTGCGGTTGCTCGCAGCACATGGCATCGTTTCCGGTGATCCGATTCCTGTCGATGGGAAAGCGTACGGTTGCGGGAAAGCGGAAAAATGA
- a CDS encoding SDR family NAD(P)-dependent oxidoreductase, whose translation MNEQLQKEGAMALVTGASSGIGLAYARELARRGYDLLLVSNEQERIGTVAEELAAAFGVKTIPLCMDLARSEAARELYDYCEREKLQIGILVNNAGIFFFDDLTEVTPERIETMLLLHIRTVTLLCRYFGAAMKRRRAGYILNMSSLSAWTPAPGISVYAASKSYIRKFSQMLRYELHQYGVGVTTVCPGAIATGLYNLSDYYQRLALRLGVMMKPERLARKGLRAMFARRDYILPGAVNRFFVLALYLLPVQLIYYIKEHTKLYRYGR comes from the coding sequence ATGAACGAACAACTGCAAAAGGAAGGGGCAATGGCGTTGGTTACCGGAGCCAGTTCCGGTATCGGGCTGGCCTATGCCCGTGAGTTGGCCCGTCGCGGTTACGACTTGTTGTTGGTCAGCAACGAACAGGAGCGGATCGGGACGGTGGCCGAAGAGTTGGCTGCGGCTTTCGGCGTGAAAACGATCCCGTTGTGCATGGATCTGGCCCGCTCCGAAGCGGCCCGGGAACTGTACGATTATTGCGAAAGGGAGAAGTTGCAGATTGGGATACTTGTGAACAATGCCGGTATTTTCTTTTTCGACGACCTGACCGAGGTGACTCCCGAACGGATCGAGACGATGCTTCTGCTGCACATCCGGACCGTGACGCTGCTGTGCCGCTATTTCGGCGCGGCGATGAAACGCCGCCGTGCGGGGTATATCCTGAATATGTCATCGTTGTCGGCCTGGACCCCGGCGCCCGGAATCTCGGTCTATGCGGCCAGCAAAAGTTATATCCGGAAGTTTTCGCAGATGCTGCGCTACGAACTGCATCAATACGGGGTCGGCGTGACGACCGTATGTCCCGGTGCGATAGCGACGGGATTGTACAACCTTAGCGATTATTACCAACGGCTTGCCCTGCGGCTCGGAGTGATGATGAAACCCGAACGGCTTGCCCGTAAGGGATTGCGGGCTATGTTTGCACGGCGTGACTATATCCTTCCGGGAGCGGTGAACCGTTTTTTTGTACTGGCGTTGTACCTGCTGCCTGTACAACTCATTTACTACATTAAGGAACATACCAAACTTTACCGCTATGGCCGTTGA
- a CDS encoding NADH:flavin oxidoreductase — protein sequence MKESQLFTPVKIGPLTLRNRTIRAAAFEGMCSGNAPTDLLYDYHRSVARGGIGMTTLAYASVTRDGLSFPHQLWLRPEVVPGLRRITDAIHSEGAAASIQIGHCGNMSHRAICGCRPVSASSGVNIYSPTLVRGLRRDEITEKAKAFGDAVRLAREAGFDAVEVHAGHGYLISQFLSPYTNRRRDEYGGSLGNRMRFMRMCMDEVMRAAGDDMAVVVKTNMRDGFRGGMEIGECLEVARELERCGAHALVLSGGFVSRAPMYVMRGSMPIRTLTHYMTQWWLKLGVGMFGRMMIPSVPFREAYFLDDARHFREAVKLPLVYVGGLVSRTKIDEVLDAGFDCVAMARALINEPDFVNRMKNEGEERCACTHANYCIARMYSIEMACHKHLHDLPCPVRREVERLDREAWQ from the coding sequence ATGAAAGAATCCCAACTATTTACTCCCGTGAAGATCGGACCGTTGACATTGCGCAACCGGACCATCCGGGCCGCTGCGTTCGAGGGCATGTGTTCCGGCAACGCTCCTACCGATCTGTTGTACGATTATCACCGAAGCGTGGCGCGCGGCGGTATCGGCATGACTACGCTCGCGTATGCATCCGTGACGCGCGACGGGCTTTCGTTTCCGCACCAGCTGTGGCTACGCCCGGAGGTGGTGCCGGGGCTCAGGCGCATTACCGATGCGATACATAGCGAAGGAGCAGCCGCATCGATCCAGATCGGTCATTGCGGTAACATGTCGCACCGCGCTATCTGCGGCTGCAGACCGGTTTCAGCCTCTTCGGGGGTCAATATTTACTCGCCGACGCTGGTACGCGGACTGCGCCGCGATGAAATCACCGAAAAGGCCAAAGCCTTCGGCGACGCGGTGCGGCTGGCGCGCGAAGCCGGTTTCGATGCTGTCGAGGTGCATGCCGGGCATGGCTACCTGATCAGTCAGTTTCTCTCGCCGTATACGAACCGGCGCAGGGATGAGTACGGCGGTTCGCTCGGGAACCGGATGCGGTTCATGCGTATGTGTATGGACGAGGTGATGCGTGCGGCCGGGGATGATATGGCCGTAGTGGTGAAAACCAATATGCGTGACGGGTTTCGTGGTGGAATGGAGATCGGGGAGTGCCTCGAAGTTGCCCGCGAACTGGAGCGCTGCGGCGCGCATGCGTTGGTGTTGAGCGGCGGATTTGTGAGCCGCGCGCCGATGTATGTGATGCGCGGCAGTATGCCGATCCGTACGTTGACGCATTATATGACGCAGTGGTGGCTTAAACTGGGGGTGGGAATGTTCGGCAGGATGATGATTCCGTCGGTACCGTTTCGCGAGGCTTATTTCCTGGACGATGCGCGTCATTTCCGCGAGGCGGTGAAGCTGCCGTTGGTGTATGTCGGAGGTTTGGTGTCGCGGACAAAGATAGACGAAGTGCTCGATGCCGGATTCGATTGCGTGGCGATGGCCCGGGCGCTGATTAACGAACCCGATTTTGTCAACCGGATGAAAAACGAAGGAGAGGAACGCTGCGCTTGTACGCATGCTAATTATTGCATCGCACGGATGTATTCGATCGAAATGGCTTGCCATAAGCATTTGCACGACTTGCCCTGTCCGGTACGCCGGGAGGTGGAGCGGCTCGACCGCGAGGCGTGGCAATGA
- a CDS encoding DUF1295 domain-containing protein, with protein sequence MLQAYEWFLWGMAALAVVVFVALYHVKAGYGLLRDGRWGPKIGNRLGWFLMESPVFIAMCLFWFCSSRRFEATPLVFFGLFQLHYLNRAFIYPLLLKGQSKMPLGIIVMGVVFNLLNACMQGCWIFYLAPEGMYTSQWLLSPQFIAGASLFFLGMGINIHSDRIIRHLRQPGDTGHYLPRGGMFRYVSSANYFGEIIEWTGFAVLTWSAAGAVFALWTFANLVPRADAIYHRYGEMFGDEFRRARLKRVIPFIY encoded by the coding sequence ATGTTACAGGCATACGAGTGGTTTTTATGGGGCATGGCGGCATTGGCTGTCGTGGTGTTTGTCGCGCTTTATCATGTGAAGGCCGGTTACGGGCTGCTGAGGGACGGACGCTGGGGCCCGAAGATCGGGAACCGATTGGGGTGGTTCCTGATGGAGTCGCCGGTTTTCATTGCGATGTGCCTGTTCTGGTTTTGCTCGTCGCGCCGTTTTGAAGCGACTCCATTGGTCTTTTTCGGCCTGTTCCAACTTCATTATCTCAACCGTGCGTTTATTTATCCGTTGCTGTTGAAAGGGCAAAGCAAGATGCCGCTCGGCATTATTGTGATGGGGGTGGTGTTCAACCTGCTGAATGCCTGTATGCAGGGGTGCTGGATTTTCTATCTGGCGCCCGAAGGGATGTATACGTCCCAGTGGCTGCTCTCACCGCAGTTTATTGCCGGTGCCTCGTTGTTTTTTCTCGGGATGGGTATCAATATCCATTCCGACCGGATTATCCGACATTTGCGCCAGCCTGGCGATACGGGCCATTACCTGCCGCGGGGCGGGATGTTCCGTTACGTGTCGTCGGCCAATTATTTCGGGGAAATCATCGAGTGGACCGGTTTTGCCGTGCTGACCTGGTCTGCCGCCGGTGCGGTGTTCGCACTGTGGACCTTCGCGAATCTGGTACCCCGTGCCGATGCCATTTACCATCGTTATGGAGAGATGTTCGGCGATGAGTTCCGCCGTGCGCGGTTAAAACGGGTCATTCCGTTCATCTATTGA
- a CDS encoding alkaline phosphatase, translating to MKRILYSLLIAAVILPGATAHLQARDRKPKTSKTVQAAEPVRNVILMIGDGMGLAQVTSYMLRGGAPLSLARAQSIGLQSTFSASSEVTDSAAAATALATGTKTNNGMISMTPDKQPLRSVLERAAAAGLATGLVDTHAITDATPVAFIGHNESRKNEDDLAADFLRTDIDLFIGGGRDHFEKRSDGRNISDELREKGYTVAYSLDTLAALDKSPVGILLADKSLPLVSQGRGDMLPRATDQALRLLSANGDKGFFVMIEGSHIDNGGHDNNAETVLSEIRDFDAAVKIALDFADRTPGTLVIITGDHETGGMTLPSDENKFDMGKLQPGDKNRATVQFSTKGHTACLIPVYAYGAGAARFSGFMDNTDIPKRIAEALHLE from the coding sequence ATGAAAAGGATTCTTTACAGCCTGCTGATCGCCGCCGTGATTCTGCCGGGAGCGACCGCACACCTTCAGGCCCGGGACCGTAAACCAAAGACCAGCAAAACTGTTCAGGCCGCCGAACCGGTCCGCAATGTCATCCTGATGATCGGCGACGGTATGGGCCTTGCACAGGTAACCTCCTACATGCTTCGCGGCGGGGCACCGCTATCGCTCGCTCGCGCCCAAAGCATCGGCCTGCAATCGACTTTCTCCGCTTCGAGCGAAGTGACCGATTCCGCAGCGGCAGCCACCGCCCTGGCCACCGGCACAAAAACCAATAACGGTATGATCAGCATGACTCCCGACAAACAACCGCTCCGGTCTGTCCTCGAGCGGGCCGCAGCGGCAGGCCTGGCGACCGGACTGGTCGATACGCATGCCATTACCGATGCGACGCCCGTCGCATTTATCGGACACAACGAAAGCAGGAAAAACGAAGACGACCTGGCGGCTGATTTTCTCCGTACGGATATCGACCTGTTTATCGGCGGCGGCCGGGATCATTTTGAAAAGCGTTCCGACGGCCGCAACATTTCGGACGAGTTACGCGAAAAGGGCTACACGGTCGCCTACTCGCTCGACACTCTCGCCGCACTCGACAAAAGCCCCGTCGGGATCCTGCTCGCAGACAAATCGCTGCCGCTCGTCTCACAAGGACGCGGCGATATGCTGCCCCGGGCAACCGACCAGGCGTTACGGTTGTTATCTGCCAACGGCGACAAAGGGTTCTTCGTCATGATCGAGGGATCGCACATCGACAACGGCGGCCACGACAACAATGCGGAAACCGTACTTTCCGAAATACGGGATTTTGATGCCGCTGTCAAGATCGCACTGGATTTTGCCGACCGCACACCGGGTACGCTGGTGATCATCACCGGCGACCACGAAACGGGCGGTATGACGCTGCCTTCGGATGAAAACAAATTCGACATGGGTAAGCTCCAACCGGGCGATAAAAACCGGGCCACCGTCCAATTTTCGACCAAAGGACACACGGCGTGCCTGATCCCTGTCTACGCTTACGGCGCGGGTGCGGCACGGTTCAGCGGTTTCATGGACAACACCGATATCCCGAAACGAATCGCAGAAGCACTACATCTGGAATAA
- a CDS encoding type B 50S ribosomal protein L31 gives MKKGIHPENYRLVAFKDMSNDHVFLCRSAIQTKETIEIDGETYPVYKMEISNTSHPFYTGKMKLVDTAGRVDKFMSRYAKHYDKKVAK, from the coding sequence ATGAAAAAGGGGATTCATCCTGAGAACTATCGTTTAGTGGCATTCAAGGATATGTCGAATGATCATGTGTTTTTGTGCAGGTCCGCCATCCAGACAAAGGAGACCATCGAAATAGATGGCGAAACCTATCCCGTGTATAAGATGGAAATTTCCAACACCTCTCACCCGTTTTACACCGGTAAGATGAAGTTGGTTGACACCGCAGGACGCGTTGATAAGTTTATGAGCCGCTACGCAAAGCACTACGATAAGAAAGTTGCCAAATAA
- a CDS encoding Cbp1 family collagen-binding glycoprotein adhesin, which yields MMKKFAFLLLFLLPLVSCVNRQGADQVESIKDSLTRVVAAKDSMINEVFASMNAVAENLNAIKVREKIINKNIDNGEIRNQTPTQINEDVEAINQLLLQNRETIARLQQSANQLKKANINIANMEKLIAQLRQQVETKDQEIVMLKNNLEQMHVQVAELHEQVSGLNTQVTGLSEAKASLEGEVKGQTDILNTAYYIVGSEKELLAKEIVYKSGFIGRTLKINESRSLDSFTKVDIRHFDSVVIGQKKVTLVSSHPAGSYEFVQDEKGVYESLIIKDKRKFWEYSKVLVISYK from the coding sequence ATGATGAAAAAGTTTGCTTTTCTGTTGTTGTTTTTGCTTCCGCTGGTTTCCTGCGTGAACCGGCAGGGCGCCGACCAGGTCGAGAGTATCAAGGACTCGCTCACACGCGTGGTGGCCGCGAAGGATTCGATGATCAACGAAGTCTTCGCGTCGATGAATGCCGTGGCCGAAAACCTCAATGCGATCAAGGTGCGTGAGAAGATCATCAACAAGAATATCGACAACGGAGAGATCCGTAACCAGACTCCTACGCAGATCAACGAGGATGTCGAAGCGATCAACCAACTGCTGTTGCAGAACCGCGAGACGATCGCCCGGTTGCAGCAGTCGGCCAATCAACTCAAGAAAGCGAATATCAATATCGCGAACATGGAGAAGTTGATCGCACAGCTCCGGCAGCAGGTGGAGACCAAGGATCAGGAGATCGTCATGCTGAAAAACAACCTCGAACAGATGCATGTGCAGGTCGCTGAACTGCACGAACAGGTTTCGGGGCTCAATACACAGGTGACCGGCCTTTCCGAGGCGAAGGCCTCGCTCGAAGGCGAGGTCAAGGGGCAGACCGATATTCTCAACACCGCTTACTACATCGTCGGTTCGGAGAAAGAATTGCTCGCCAAGGAGATTGTCTACAAAAGCGGTTTTATCGGCCGGACGCTGAAGATCAACGAGAGCCGGAGCCTCGACAGCTTTACGAAAGTCGATATCCGTCATTTCGACAGCGTAGTGATCGGGCAGAAGAAAGTGACGCTCGTAAGCTCGCATCCGGCCGGATCGTATGAGTTCGTACAGGATGAGAAGGGTGTTTATGAATCGTTGATTATCAAGGATAAGCGGAAATTTTGGGAATACTCCAAAGTTCTGGTTATCAGTTATAAGTAA